One stretch of Streptomyces sp. R21 DNA includes these proteins:
- a CDS encoding protein kinase — MSQDGAQGRYAGRAVAGGRYQLRDLLGEGGMASVHLAYDSVLDRQVAIKTLHTELGREQAFRERFRREAQSVAKLTHTNIVSVFDTGEDDLDGMTTPYIVMEYIEGNPLGSVLDADIQQYGAMPADKALKITADVLAALEISHEMGLVHRDIKPGNVMMTKRNVVKVMDFGIARAMQSGVTSMTQTGMVVGTPQYLSPEQALGRGVDARSDLYSVGIMLFQLVTGRLPFEADSPLAIAYAHVQEEPVAPSSINRSLPPAVDALVARALKKNPNERFPNAEAMRDECLRVAQSFQAAAPSIVPGAPTASGAGVGSAVFPPVDQTAPGPMGQVQTPYQPGPYGTPTPPPATPAPSYGYPQQGGYQPPAQTSAYAPQQGASTPPPYNLTPQPTTPHSSGSGGSGSGKSNKPVIIGSILVAVVAIGGLITALTLNGGSDDDKGGNSASSSSSASSSQASGHRGPDTTKTIETAKCTDPVESYNDPDKIEVPDFTFKNIDSVKACMRAAGWTWTIKHQDENTYGEGTVMAQLPIGGTDEDPKNMPDIQLFVSTGDPA, encoded by the coding sequence ATGAGCCAGGACGGCGCACAGGGCCGGTACGCGGGGCGTGCGGTCGCCGGCGGCCGCTACCAGCTGCGTGATCTGCTCGGCGAGGGCGGCATGGCCTCGGTGCACCTCGCGTACGACTCGGTGCTCGACCGGCAGGTCGCGATCAAGACGCTGCACACCGAGCTCGGGCGGGAGCAGGCCTTCCGCGAGCGGTTCCGCCGCGAGGCTCAGTCCGTGGCGAAACTCACGCACACGAACATCGTCTCGGTCTTCGACACCGGCGAGGACGATCTCGACGGCATGACGACGCCGTACATCGTCATGGAGTACATCGAGGGCAATCCGCTCGGCTCGGTGCTCGACGCGGACATCCAGCAGTACGGCGCCATGCCCGCCGACAAGGCGCTGAAGATCACCGCGGACGTGCTGGCCGCGCTGGAGATCAGCCACGAGATGGGCCTGGTCCACCGGGACATCAAGCCGGGCAACGTGATGATGACGAAGCGCAACGTCGTCAAGGTGATGGACTTCGGCATCGCCCGCGCCATGCAGTCCGGGGTCACGTCGATGACGCAGACCGGCATGGTCGTCGGCACCCCGCAGTACCTCTCCCCCGAGCAGGCGCTCGGCCGGGGCGTGGACGCCCGCTCCGACCTCTACTCGGTCGGCATCATGCTGTTCCAACTGGTCACCGGGCGGCTGCCGTTCGAGGCGGACTCGCCGCTGGCGATCGCGTACGCGCACGTCCAGGAGGAGCCGGTGGCTCCCTCCTCGATCAACAGGTCCCTGCCGCCGGCGGTGGACGCGCTGGTCGCCCGTGCGCTGAAGAAGAACCCGAACGAGCGTTTCCCCAACGCCGAGGCGATGCGCGACGAGTGCCTGCGGGTGGCCCAGTCCTTCCAGGCCGCCGCGCCGAGCATCGTGCCGGGCGCCCCGACGGCGAGCGGTGCGGGCGTCGGCTCCGCCGTGTTCCCGCCCGTCGACCAGACGGCGCCGGGCCCCATGGGCCAGGTGCAGACGCCGTACCAGCCGGGCCCGTACGGCACCCCGACCCCGCCGCCCGCCACTCCGGCCCCGTCGTACGGCTACCCGCAGCAGGGCGGCTACCAGCCCCCGGCGCAGACCTCCGCGTACGCCCCCCAGCAGGGCGCGTCGACCCCGCCGCCGTACAACCTCACACCGCAGCCCACGACCCCGCACTCGAGCGGATCGGGCGGCTCCGGCAGTGGCAAGAGCAACAAGCCGGTCATCATCGGCTCCATCCTGGTCGCCGTCGTCGCCATCGGCGGCCTGATCACCGCCCTCACCCTGAACGGCGGCAGCGACGACGACAAGGGCGGCAACAGCGCGAGTTCCAGCTCCAGCGCCTCGTCCTCGCAGGCGTCGGGGCACCGGGGGCCGGACACGACGAAGACCATCGAGACGGCCAAGTGCACCGACCCGGTCGAGTCGTACAACGACCCGGACAAGATCGAGGTCCCGGACTTCACCTTCAAGAACATCGACTCGGTGAAGGCCTGCATGCGGGCAGCGGGCTGGACGTGGACGATCAAGCACCAGGACGAGAACACGTACGGCGAAGGCACCGTCATGGCGCAACTGCCCATCGGCGGAACCGATGAGGACCCGAAGAACATGCCGGACATCCAGCTCTTCGTCTCGACGGGCGACCCGGCCTAG
- a CDS encoding protein kinase codes for MAQQQRAQGPSDPEATGGGMSDAPEMWGNGGLVGDGRYRLTHRLGRGGMAEVFAAEDVRLGRTVAVKLLRSDLAEDPVSKARFTREAQSVAGLNHHAVVAVYDSGEDAVGHGVVPYIVMELVEGRTIRDLLLNAEAPGPEQALIIVSGVLEALAYSHQHGIVHRDIKPANVIITQTGAVKVMDFGIARALHGAQSTMTQTGMVMGTPQYLSPEQALGKAVDHRSDLYATGCLLYELLALRPPFTGETPLSVVYQHVQDMPVPPSQTSDGVSPPELDGLVMRSLAKEPDDRFQTAEEMRGLVQYGLQMLYDQGGHTGTWNTGPVTMHEGRHTPAAGFAGTTVLPHPGDSGTSQIPQQILPAGYGGGDDGGFEGHGNKGGGRGKLWILAVLAVIAITAGVAFALNKAGNDGSGGTDTTPTPTTSHSTKDKDSSASPSDEPSDDSTDTGTGTGNNSGSWSPSSTPSQSYSDEPSTEPTTPSSEPTKSTPTTKEPTEDPTPSEDPVTPPSDPADGGTADGGTTTGVGGG; via the coding sequence ATGGCACAGCAGCAGCGCGCTCAGGGCCCGTCCGACCCCGAGGCGACTGGCGGCGGTATGTCAGATGCGCCGGAGATGTGGGGTAACGGCGGACTGGTCGGGGACGGCCGGTATCGGCTCACCCACAGACTCGGCCGGGGCGGCATGGCCGAGGTGTTCGCGGCCGAGGACGTACGCCTCGGACGCACCGTCGCGGTCAAGCTGCTCCGCTCCGACCTCGCCGAGGACCCGGTCTCCAAGGCCCGCTTCACGCGCGAGGCCCAGTCGGTGGCCGGACTCAACCACCACGCGGTCGTCGCGGTGTACGACTCCGGCGAGGACGCGGTCGGCCACGGAGTCGTGCCGTACATCGTGATGGAGCTCGTCGAGGGCCGCACGATCCGCGACCTGCTGCTCAACGCCGAGGCCCCCGGGCCCGAGCAGGCACTGATCATCGTCTCCGGGGTCCTCGAGGCGCTCGCCTACTCCCACCAGCACGGCATCGTGCACCGCGACATCAAGCCCGCGAACGTGATCATCACGCAGACCGGCGCGGTCAAGGTGATGGACTTCGGCATCGCGCGCGCCCTGCACGGCGCGCAGTCCACGATGACGCAGACCGGCATGGTCATGGGCACGCCGCAGTACCTCTCCCCGGAGCAGGCGCTCGGCAAGGCCGTCGACCACCGCTCCGACCTGTACGCGACCGGCTGCCTGCTCTACGAACTGCTCGCGCTGCGGCCCCCGTTCACCGGTGAGACACCGTTGTCGGTGGTCTACCAGCACGTCCAGGACATGCCGGTACCGCCGTCCCAGACCTCGGACGGCGTGTCCCCGCCGGAGCTCGACGGCCTTGTCATGCGCTCGCTGGCCAAGGAGCCGGACGATCGCTTCCAGACCGCCGAGGAGATGCGCGGCCTCGTCCAGTACGGGCTGCAGATGCTGTACGACCAGGGCGGCCACACCGGCACCTGGAACACCGGGCCCGTGACCATGCACGAGGGCCGGCACACTCCGGCGGCGGGCTTCGCGGGCACCACCGTGCTGCCGCACCCCGGCGACTCGGGCACCTCGCAGATCCCGCAGCAGATCCTGCCCGCCGGGTACGGCGGCGGGGACGACGGCGGCTTCGAGGGGCACGGCAACAAGGGCGGCGGCCGCGGCAAGCTGTGGATCCTCGCGGTCCTCGCGGTGATCGCCATCACGGCGGGCGTCGCGTTCGCGCTCAACAAGGCCGGCAATGACGGCAGCGGCGGCACCGACACGACGCCGACGCCGACCACCTCGCACTCCACCAAGGACAAGGACTCCAGCGCGTCTCCGAGCGACGAGCCGAGCGACGACTCCACGGACACCGGGACCGGCACGGGCAACAACTCCGGCAGCTGGTCGCCGTCCTCCACCCCCTCCCAGAGCTACAGCGACGAGCCCTCGACGGAGCCCACGACGCCGTCGAGCGAGCCGACGAAGTCGACGCCGACCACCAAGGAGCCGACGGAGGACCCGACGCCCTCGGAGGACCCGGTGACGCCGCCGTCGGACCCGGCGGACGGCGGCACCGCCGACGGTGGCACCACGACCGGTGTAGGCGGCGGCTGA
- a CDS encoding phosphotransferase, with protein sequence MSHTPPLGALLRQYAAGSALTCEPVDQGLLNRGYRVATTRGRYFLKHHFDPETADPAAIAHQHRATQRLADLGVPVAPPLTGTDGRTVAVVGGHAYALHPWIDGRHRHGGQLTTAQCTRLGALLGVVHASLERVMPAQGRAPEPGRAPAHRSDGADPADTFALIDDLLARVRRHRPCDAFDELAGHRLLERRALLERHADRRPPQGGSEGWVHGDFHPFNLLYRDGEPAAIVDWDRLGVQPRAEEAVRAAVIFFVRPVGTLDLAKVRAYARAYRRTAGAGPAELAAAVHRVWWERLNDFWILRWHYERGDTRADPQFPAASALVVWWTREYAAVREAFAG encoded by the coding sequence GTGTCGCACACGCCCCCGCTGGGCGCCCTGCTGCGGCAGTACGCCGCCGGGTCCGCGCTGACCTGTGAACCCGTCGACCAGGGACTGCTGAACCGCGGCTACCGGGTCGCCACGACCCGCGGCCGGTACTTCCTCAAGCACCACTTCGACCCCGAGACCGCCGACCCCGCCGCCATCGCCCACCAGCACCGGGCCACCCAGCGCCTCGCCGACCTCGGCGTTCCCGTCGCCCCGCCGCTGACCGGCACCGACGGGCGCACGGTCGCCGTCGTCGGGGGCCACGCCTACGCCCTGCACCCCTGGATCGACGGCCGGCACCGGCACGGCGGCCAGCTCACGACGGCGCAGTGCACCCGGCTGGGGGCGCTCCTGGGCGTCGTGCACGCCAGCTTGGAGCGCGTCATGCCGGCGCAGGGGCGCGCGCCCGAGCCAGGGCGTGCGCCCGCGCATCGGTCCGACGGCGCCGACCCCGCCGACACCTTCGCGCTCATCGACGACCTGCTCGCCCGGGTGCGCCGCCACCGCCCCTGCGACGCCTTCGACGAGCTGGCCGGCCACCGGCTCCTGGAGCGGCGCGCCCTCCTGGAACGGCACGCGGACCGGCGGCCCCCGCAGGGCGGCTCGGAGGGCTGGGTGCACGGCGACTTCCACCCGTTCAACCTGCTCTACCGCGACGGCGAGCCGGCCGCGATCGTCGACTGGGACCGGCTCGGCGTGCAGCCCCGCGCGGAGGAGGCCGTCCGCGCCGCCGTGATCTTCTTCGTCCGCCCCGTCGGGACGCTCGATCTGGCGAAGGTACGGGCCTACGCGCGCGCCTACCGGCGTACCGCGGGCGCGGGCCCCGCCGAACTCGCGGCGGCCGTGCACCGCGTCTGGTGGGAGCGCCTCAACGACTTCTGGATACTGCGCTGGCACTACGAGCGCGGCGACACCCGCGCCGATCCGCAGTTCCCCGCGGCCTCGGCGCTGGTGGTGTGGTGGACACGGGAGTACGCGGCGGTGCGGGAGGCGTTCGCGGGGTGA
- a CDS encoding pyridoxamine 5'-phosphate oxidase family protein — MPTDEQLAVELLARTDYGRVATSMRALPFLAFARHITVDGRLLLRMHKGLGYHQACAGSVVAYGADNLSAVRSGEGLWTVQIVGRCGAHEPTADELDRFGPAPHRVDGEPFDPVYLSIEPEFATVHSTDSGLEHRYTHRP, encoded by the coding sequence ATGCCGACCGACGAACAGCTCGCCGTGGAACTGCTCGCGCGTACCGACTACGGACGGGTCGCCACCAGCATGCGCGCGCTGCCCTTCCTCGCGTTCGCCCGCCACATCACCGTGGACGGCCGCCTCCTGCTGCGCATGCACAAGGGCCTGGGCTACCACCAGGCGTGCGCCGGCAGCGTCGTCGCGTACGGCGCCGACAACCTGAGTGCCGTCCGGTCCGGCGAGGGACTGTGGACCGTGCAGATCGTGGGCCGCTGCGGGGCTCACGAGCCGACCGCGGACGAGCTCGACCGGTTCGGCCCTGCCCCGCACCGCGTGGACGGCGAGCCCTTCGACCCGGTCTACCTGAGCATCGAACCGGAGTTCGCCACCGTGCACTCCACGGACAGTGGCCTGGAGCACCGGTACACGCACCGTCCGTAA
- a CDS encoding response regulator translates to MPEDGKITVFLLDDHEVVRRGVHELLSVEDDIEVVGEAGTAADAMVRIPATRPDVAVLDVRLPDGSGVEVCREIRSRDENIKCLMLTSFADDEALFDAIMAGASGYVLKAIRGGELLSAVRDVAAGKSLLDPVATARVLERLRDGGGSKEDDRLAHLTDQERRILDLIGEGLTNRVIGERLHLAEKTIKNYVSSLLSKLGMERRSQAAAYVARMQAEKQRR, encoded by the coding sequence GTGCCCGAAGATGGAAAAATCACCGTATTTCTCCTCGACGACCATGAGGTCGTCCGTCGCGGCGTCCATGAGCTGCTCTCGGTGGAGGACGACATCGAGGTGGTCGGCGAGGCCGGTACGGCGGCCGACGCGATGGTGCGGATTCCGGCCACCCGCCCCGACGTGGCCGTGCTGGACGTACGGCTCCCGGACGGCAGCGGCGTCGAGGTGTGCCGCGAGATCCGCTCCCGGGACGAGAACATCAAGTGCCTGATGCTGACCTCGTTCGCCGACGACGAGGCCCTCTTCGACGCGATCATGGCGGGTGCCTCGGGCTATGTCCTGAAGGCGATCCGCGGCGGCGAACTGCTTTCGGCGGTCCGTGACGTCGCCGCCGGGAAGTCCCTGCTGGACCCGGTGGCCACCGCGCGGGTGCTGGAGCGGCTGCGCGACGGCGGGGGCTCCAAGGAGGACGACAGGCTCGCCCACCTCACCGACCAGGAGCGCAGGATCCTGGATCTGATCGGCGAGGGTCTCACCAACCGTGTGATCGGCGAGCGGCTGCATCTCGCCGAGAAGACGATCAAGAACTACGTATCGAGTCTGCTTTCCAAACTGGGAATGGAGCGCCGTTCCCAGGCGGCCGCCTATGTGGCCCGCATGCAGGCGGAGAAACAGCGCCGCTGA
- the pdhA gene encoding pyruvate dehydrogenase (acetyl-transferring) E1 component subunit alpha: protein MTVESTAARKPRRSAGTKSAGSTAAKRTGAKKSPSTPGSEPELVQLLTPEGERVADATYDPYVADITPEELRGLYRDMVLTRRFDAEATSLQRQGELGLWASLLGQEAAQIGSGRATREDDYVFPTYREHGVAWCRGVDPTNLLGMFRGVNNGGWDPNTNNFHLYTIVIGSQTLHATGYAMGIAKDGADSAVIAYFGDGASSQGDVAESFTFSAVYNAPVVFFCQNNQWAISEPTEKQTRVPLYQRAQGYGFPGVRVDGNDVLACLAVTKWALERARRGEGPTLIEAFTYRMGAHTTSDDPTKYRADEERESWEAKDPILRLRTYLEAAHHADEGFFAELEAESEALGKRVREVVRAMPDPDHFAIFENAYADGHALVDEERAQFAAYQASFVAEGEGE from the coding sequence GTGACCGTGGAGAGCACTGCCGCGCGCAAGCCGCGACGCAGCGCCGGTACGAAGAGCGCCGGAAGCACCGCTGCCAAGCGCACCGGTGCCAAGAAGTCACCGAGCACGCCGGGCAGCGAGCCCGAACTCGTTCAGCTGCTGACCCCGGAGGGCGAGCGGGTCGCGGACGCCACGTACGACCCGTACGTCGCCGACATCACCCCCGAGGAGCTGCGCGGGCTGTACCGGGACATGGTCCTGACCCGCCGCTTCGACGCCGAGGCCACCTCCCTGCAGCGCCAGGGCGAGCTGGGCCTGTGGGCGTCGCTGCTCGGCCAGGAGGCCGCCCAGATCGGCTCCGGCCGCGCCACCCGCGAGGACGACTACGTCTTCCCGACCTACCGCGAGCACGGCGTCGCCTGGTGCCGCGGGGTCGACCCGACCAACCTGCTCGGCATGTTCCGCGGTGTGAACAACGGCGGCTGGGACCCGAACACCAACAACTTCCACCTGTACACGATCGTCATCGGCTCGCAGACGCTGCACGCCACCGGCTACGCCATGGGCATCGCCAAGGACGGCGCGGACTCGGCCGTCATCGCGTACTTCGGGGACGGCGCCTCCAGCCAGGGCGACGTCGCCGAATCGTTCACCTTCTCCGCGGTCTACAACGCCCCCGTGGTGTTCTTCTGCCAGAACAACCAGTGGGCCATCTCCGAGCCGACCGAGAAGCAGACCCGCGTCCCGCTCTACCAGCGCGCGCAGGGCTACGGCTTCCCGGGCGTCCGCGTCGACGGCAACGACGTCCTCGCCTGCCTCGCCGTCACCAAGTGGGCCCTTGAGCGGGCCCGCCGCGGCGAGGGCCCCACACTGATCGAGGCGTTCACCTACCGCATGGGCGCGCACACCACCTCCGACGACCCGACCAAGTACCGGGCCGACGAGGAGCGCGAGTCGTGGGAGGCGAAGGACCCGATCCTGCGCCTGCGCACCTACCTCGAGGCCGCACACCACGCGGACGAGGGATTCTTCGCGGAACTCGAAGCCGAGAGCGAGGCGTTGGGCAAACGAGTGCGTGAAGTGGTGCGTGCCATGCCGGACCCGGACCACTTCGCCATCTTCGAGAACGCGTACGCGGACGGCCACGCGCTCGTCGACGAGGAGCGCGCCCAGTTCGCCGCCTACCAGGCGTCGTTCGTAGCCGAAGGGGAGGGCGAGTAG